One Nitrospira sp. ND1 genomic region harbors:
- a CDS encoding JAB domain-containing protein has protein sequence MSVDSSLGSSNGGRPLKPVRKYGIPRYRVTLVREGRAIPAAESVHTSEGAAAILRPLFSGLDREQFLICGLDAKHGLIGINVVSTGSLNLTIVHPREVFKPLILMNAGAWICAHNHPSNDITPSLEDRALTKRLREAADLFGIPLLDHLILAEERYYSFADQGWPGA, from the coding sequence ATGTCCGTTGATAGCTCTCTCGGTTCCTCGAACGGTGGACGGCCACTGAAACCGGTTCGGAAATACGGCATCCCCCGGTATCGTGTCACGCTGGTCCGTGAGGGCCGTGCCATTCCGGCTGCGGAATCGGTGCATACGTCGGAAGGCGCTGCGGCGATCCTCCGGCCGTTGTTTTCCGGGTTGGACCGGGAACAGTTCCTCATCTGTGGTCTCGATGCGAAACATGGTCTGATCGGGATCAATGTCGTCTCCACCGGCTCGCTCAATCTGACCATCGTCCATCCTCGCGAGGTCTTCAAGCCCCTGATCCTGATGAATGCCGGTGCCTGGATCTGCGCCCACAATCACCCCTCCAATGACATCACGCCGAGCCTCGAAGACCGCGCCCTGACCAAACGGCTGCGCGAGGCGGCTGATCTGTTCGGCATTCCGCTGCTGGACCATCTCATCCTCGCCGAAGAACGCTACTACAGCTTCGCCGATCAGGGCTGGCCTGGCGCTTAG
- a CDS encoding helix-turn-helix domain-containing protein produces MSKLLTMDEASEYLGISKLTLYGWVSARKLGFVKVGRLVKFKQEHLDKWIEQHTVKARVQMQKFAVSGSKQNGERFASGQVLVEPE; encoded by the coding sequence ATGAGCAAGCTTTTGACAATGGATGAGGCATCGGAGTATCTAGGCATATCCAAATTGACACTCTACGGCTGGGTGTCTGCTAGAAAGCTGGGGTTCGTAAAAGTTGGTCGCCTTGTGAAGTTTAAACAGGAACATTTGGATAAGTGGATTGAGCAACACACGGTAAAGGCGCGAGTTCAAATGCAGAAGTTTGCAGTAAGTGGCTCTAAGCAAAACGGGGAACGATTCGCTTCCGGACAGGTACTTGTAGAACCGGAGTAG